One window from the genome of Sesamum indicum cultivar Zhongzhi No. 13 linkage group LG15, S_indicum_v1.0, whole genome shotgun sequence encodes:
- the LOC105178385 gene encoding endoglucanase 24-like has protein sequence MGRILQLECMGTDEKLKAARGWGWWLLVLAIATLVIAASYITLGRNFGHLNVLFHHSRRHPGVVEKYSDALAIALQFFDVQKSGKLVKNRISWRGDSGLEDGQDANLDLSKGLYDAGDLMKFGFPMAFTATVLSWAILEYGDHMKEVKELENAQDSLKWITDYLINAHPFPNLFYVQVGDPELDHKCWERPEAMTETRPLTQVNTSYPGSDVAAETAAAMASASLVFRSTNSAYSMLLLDHAHKLFTFADSYRGSYSISIPKVQDFYNSSGFGDELLWAAAWLYHATGDESYLTYVTVEGNFFANWGTPTWFSWDDKLAGTQVLLSRVNFFGSKEIRGEDNIALQLYRKTAEVVMCGLLSSSSSATSYRTEGGLIWVREWDALQYPVASAFLALVYSDYMLTSHTRNLYCDGELYEPMDLRNLAIMQADYVLGNNPMNMSYLVGYGSSYPQYVHHRGASIPTDAKTGCSDGFMWLSSTAPNPNVAIGALVGGPFQNDSYIDSRNNTAQAEPTTYNSAVLVGLLSGLIANSSVVHSFL, from the exons ATGGGCAGGATTCTGCAACTTGAATGCATGGGAACTGATGAAAAGCTGAAGGCCGCCAGAGGATGGGGATGGTGGCTTCTTGTGCTGGCTATTGCAACTCTAGTCATCGCTGCTTCTTACATCACTCTCGGAAGGAATTTCGGACATTTGAATGTTTTGTTTCATCATTCTCGGAGGCATCCAGGAGTAGTTGAAAAGTATTCTGATGCTCTAGCCATTGCCCTACAGTTTTTCGATGTCCAGAAAT CTGGTAAGCTGGTGAAGAATAGGATTAGTTGGAGAGGGGATTCAGGGTTGGAAGATGGACAAGACGCGAATTTGGATCTGTCGAAAGGGCTCTATGACGCTGGGGATCTGATGAAGTTCGGATTTCCAATGGCATTCACTGCTACAGTTTTGTCATGGGCTATTCTTGAGTACGGAGACCATATGAAAGAGGTGAAAGAGCTGGAAAACGCTCAGGATTCCCTCAAGTGGATCACTGACTATCTCATCAATGCACATCCATTTCCCAATCTCTTCTATGTGcag GTGGGAGACCCTGAATTGGACCACAAATGCTGGGAAAGACCTGAAGCAATGACAGAAACAAGACCTCTAACACAAGTGAACACATCCTATCCTGGATCAGACGTCGCAGCAGAAACTGCAGCAGCTATGGCCTCTGCCTCTTTAGTATTCCGGTCCACCAACTCTGCCTACTCCATGCTGCTTCTCGACCATGCTCATAAACTATTCACGTTTGCGGATTCGTATAGAGGATCTTACAGCATCAGTATTCCAAAAGTCCAGGACTTCTACAACTCGAGTGGATTCGGTGACGAGCTCTTGTGGGCGGCAGCTTGGCTTTATCATGCGACTGGAGATGAGTCATATCTGACGTATGTGACTGTTGAAGGCAATTTCTTTGCTAACTGGGGAACACCAACATGGTTTTCTTGGGATGACAAACTTGCTGGGACTCAG GTTCTGCTATCCAGAGTGAACTTTTTTGGGTCAAAAGAGATTCGAGGTGAAGACAACATTGCTCTCCAGCTGTATAGAAAAACGGCTGAGGTTGTTATGTGTGGGCTTCTGTCAAGTTCATCATCAGCAACATCATATAGAACCGAAG GTGGTCTAATATGGGTGAGGGAGTGGGATGCTCTACAATACCCGGTTGCCTCTGCATTTCTGGCACTTGTATATAGTGATTATATGCTCACCTCTCATACAAGAAATTTGTACTGTGATGGAGAGCTTTATGAGCCAATGGACCTACGAAATCTCGCCATCATGCAG GCGGATTACGTGTTAGGAAACAATCCAATGAACATGAGCTACCTTGTGGGCTACGGAAGCAGCTACCCTCAATACGTACATCACAGGGGTGCTTCGATCCCTACAGATGCCAAAACGGGCTGCAGCGATGGATTCATGTGGCTGAGTTCAACAGCTCCCAATCCGAATGTAGCAATCGGAGCACTTGTAGGAGGACCATTTCAAAACGATAGCTACATCGACTCCCGCAACAACACTGCGCAAGCTGAACCAACGACTTATAATAGTGCAGTCTTGGTTGGTCTCCTTTCAGGGCTCATCGCCAACTCTTCAGTAGTTCACTCTTTCTTGTAA
- the LOC105178387 gene encoding eukaryotic translation initiation factor 1A-like: protein MPKNKGKGGKNRKRGKNEADDEKRELVFKEDGQEYAQVLRILGNGRCEAMGIDGVKRLCHIRGKMHKKVWIAAGDIILVGLRDYQDDKADVILKYMPDEARLPDVKMAWICNSRRTTSILEEKPEAGNSKSRNQNTVNLS, encoded by the coding sequence ATGCCGAAGAACAAGGGAAAGGGAGGTAAGAATCGGAAGAGGGGAAAGAACGAAGCCGATGATGAGAAGCGAGAGCTGGTGTTCAAGGAGGACGGCCAGGAGTACGCACAGGTCCTGCGTATACTCGGGAACGGCAGATGTGAGGCCATGGGCATCGATGGCGTTAAGCGCTTGTGCCATATCCGTGGCAAGATGCACAAGAAGGTCTGGATTGCTGCCGGTGATATTATCCTCGTCGGCCTCCGCGATTATCAAGATGACAAGGCTGATGTAATCTTGAAATACATGCCTGATGAAGCAAGGCTGCCGGATGTGAAAATGGCGTGGATTTGCAATTCAAGAAGAACTACTTCcattttggaagaaaaaccAGAAGCAGGGaactcaaaatcaagaaaccagAACACTGTTAATTTGTCTTGA